The Alphaproteobacteria bacterium genomic interval CCGCGCCAGGCCAGTCAGGGCGGCCTGGCTGGCCGGCACCACATTGGACAGGACCACCCCCTGCAAGTCGGCCAGGCGGGCATTGCCCTTGAGAGACATGACACCCTGCAGCCAGACTGCATACTCATCAACCGTGCGCCGACCATCTGTCGCCAGCCGCCATGGGCCACCCGTCATGCGCTCGTCGTCGAACAGGGCGAAAACACCATTGGTATTGCCCATATCAATGACCAGAAACATGGCTCAGGCCGCCTCGCCAGCCATGTCCCGGCGCGACCCGGGGCTGGTCCCGGCGGCGGTCACCTCGCCGGCGGTGATGACGCGCCGGCCGGCATCCGTATCCAGGACAAGCGCACCACTGTCATCCAGATCGTCAAACCTGCCGGCGATCATCCCAGCGGCGGTCTGCACCCGGACCACCTGTCCGTGGTGCTGCGCATAGGCGAGCCAGGCAGCACGCACCGGAGAAAAACCCTCCGCCCGCCAGGCGTCGCGCGCCATGGAGAAACGTGTCAGGAAGGCAGCGGCACACGCCGCCGGGTCGCCACCATAGCCGGCCGCCGCCAGGCTGCTGGCGCTGTAGGGCAAACCCTCCGGGTGGTTTGCCACATTGAGCCCCAGACCCAGAACACACCACGGCGCCTCCGTACCGCCACCGCCGGTCTCCAGCAACAGGCCGGCAACCTTGGCGCCATCGAGCAGAAGATCGTTGGGCCACTTCAAACGCACGGCGCCGGACAACCCGGGCAAAGCGGAGACCGCATCCGCCAAGGCGACAGCCGCAACGAACCCCAACTGGTGGACCGGTTGGCCAGGACCACCAAGACGACGGAGCAGAACCGACAGATAGAGGTTGCCGGGCGGCGACTGCCATGCCCGCCCCAGACGGCCGCGACCGCCGGTCTGTACGATTGCCCGGACACAGGTAAAGTCCGGCGCTCCGCTCCGGCCAAGCTCTCGCACGTCATCCATGGTGCTGGCGGTCTCTGCCGCCAGCCAGGCGGTCACACCGGCCGGACCGCCAGGCAGATCTTCGCGGCTGAGCGGCGGTAGGGTCACATGGCGCCCGCAATCAGGGTGGCCGCGGCCCGCCCGGCGGCGGCCACAACCGGTGCGGGATAGAAGACGAAAGCCGCCGTTGCCAGGGCCGAAACCATGATGATACCGCTCAATACAGACGGAACCGGGCGGTCAAGCGCCTCTACCGGCTCGTCGAAATACATCAGCTTGACGATGCGGAGATAGTAGAACGCCGCCACGACGCTGGACAGCACACCGATGACCGCCAGGGTGTATAGCCCCGCGTCCACTGCGGCGAGAAAGACATAGAGCTTGGAAAAGAAGCCCGCCAGCGGCGGAATGCCTGCCATTGCGAACATCAGGACGGCCAGTCCAGCGGCCATCAGCGGATGGGTGCGGGACAGGCCCGACAAATCACTCAGGCTTTCCACCATGCGCCCACCCTGACGCATGGACAGGATACAGGCGAAGACGCCAAGGTTCATCACCAGGTAGATAGACAGATAGACCAGAACGCCCTGGACGCCCTGCTCGGTGCCCGCCGCCAGACCGATCAGGGCATAACCCATATGACCGATGGAGCTGTAGGCCATCAGCCGTTTGATATTGCTCTGCGCCAAGGCGGCGAAGGCGGCCAGCACCATGGAGAGGGCCGAGATGGCGATGATGATCTGCTGCCAGTCCACCGCAGCCGGACCGAACGGCTCTATCATGACCCTGAGGAACAGCGCCATGGCGGCCATTTTCGGCGCCACCGCAAAGAACGCCGTCAGCGGTGTCGGCGCCCCTTCATAGACATCCGGCGTCCACATGTGGAAGGGCACCGCCGACACCTTGAAGGCAAGGCCAGCGGTGACAAAGACGATCCCCACCAGCGCACCGATGGGCAGTTCGCCGACGCGGATGATGCCAAGGCCGATGGATTGAAACACAGTGGACCCGGCAAAGCCGTAGACCAACGACATGCCATACAGCATGATTCCCGAAGACAAGGCGCCCAGAACGAAGTATTTGAGCCCGGCTTCGGTTGATCGAACAGTGTCGCGCCGTATGGCCGCCGCCACATACAGGGGCAAAGCCTGCAACTCCGCGCCCATGTAAACGGTCATGAGGTCATTGGCCGAGACCATGATCATCATGCCCAGGACGCTGAACAGCAGCAGGATCGGCAGCTCGAACCGGGCCATGCCATGGTCTTCGGCATAGTCCATGCCCATCAGCACGACAGTGCCGGCGCCCAGCAGGATCAGAATCTTGGCAAAGCGCGCGAAGTCGTCAGTCCGGAACAACCCGCGGAAATGATAGCCCTCACCCGACAGCCCGAGCACGGCAATCCCCGCCAGGACGAAGGCGCCGACCACCATCCAGCACATGAAACGGAAGCTGCCGCCGCGCCGGGTCAGGCCGATGATGACAAAGGCCAGGCCCAGAACAGCGAGGATCAACTCCGGTGCGATCGCCAGCAGGTCGAACTGCACGATTCTTGACAGGCTCATGGCGCGACTCCATGGCTGCTCAGGGCCGCGCTGGCCGCCCCGTCGAGAGCGAGCTGATAGTTGGCCACAAGATGGTCGACCGACACGCGGATGGTGTCAAAGAAGGGTTCCGGCCACAGTCCCATCCAGAACACCACCACAATCAGAGGCGCGAAGACGGCCATCTCCCGTCGATCAAGGTCCATGATGTCTTTTAGGTCGTCGCGCGTGATCAGGCCGAATACCACCCGCCGGTACAGCCACAGCATGTATGCCGCCCCCAGGATGATGCCGGTCGTCGCCAGAAGAGCGACCCAGGTATTGACCTGGAAGGCGGCGACGATCACCAGGAACTCGCCGACGAATCCGCTGGTGCCGGGCAGGCCGACCGCGGCCAGGGTGAACACCAGAAAGACCACCGCATAGGCCGGCATGCGATGGACCAACCCACCATAGCGAGCAATGTCACGCGAATGCATGCGGTCGTAAACAACCCCGACGATCAGAAACAGCGCGGCGGAGACGACGCCATGGCTGAGCATCTGAATGATCGCGCCTTCCACGCCCTGGATGGTCGCGGTGAAAATACCGATGGTGACGAATCCCATATGGGCCACCGACGAATAGGCGATCAGCTTCTTCATATCGGTCTGCACAAGCGCCACCAGCGAGGTGTAGATGATGGCGATGACGCTCAACCCAAAGACCATGGGCGCGAACATGTCGCTGGCCACCGGCATCATGGGCAGCGAAAAGCGCAGGAAGCCGTAGCCACCCATTTTCAGCAGGACGCCCGCCAGGATGACCGAGCCCGCCGTCGGCGCCTCCACATGGGCATCGGGCAACCAGGTATGAACCGGCCACATGGGGATCTTGACGGCGAAGGATGCGAAAAAGGCGACCCACAGCCAGTACTGCCATGCCACCGGCAGGCCATGATCAAGCAGCACCCGGATGTCACCGCTGCCCGCCGCAACCCATAGGGCCAGCAGGGCCAGCAGCATGAGGACCGAGCCAGCCAGGGTGTAGAGGAAGAACTTGAACGCGGCATAGACCCGTCGCGGACCGCCCCACACACCGATGATGATGAACATCGGGATCAGGACACCCTCGAAGAAGACATAGAAAACGATGATATCGAGAGCGGAGAACATGCCGACCATCATGGTCTCCAGGACCAGGAAGGCGATCATGTACTCCTTCACCCGGTCGCGGATGGAGCGCCAACTGGCCAGGATGCAAAGCGGTGTCAACAACGTGGACAGCAGGACGAACAGCAGGGATATGCCGTCCACACCGACCCGATAGCCGATGTCGAGCGGCGCAATCCAGGCGTGGTCCTCGACAAACTGAAAATCGCTGGTGCCCGGATCAAAGCCCAGCCACAGCAGCAGCGACAGCAGGAATGTGGCCAGCGAGGCCCACAGCGCCGCCCAGCGGGCATTGCGCGCCACGTCTTCCGGCTCGCCGCGGACCAGCAGGATAAAACCCGCGCCAACCAGAGGCAGGAAGATGACGAGGCTGAGCAGAGGCCATTCCACCATGTCGTGCGCCTAGCGAAGCCAGAGGAACCAGCTAATCAGCACCACAAGGCCGACAAGCATGGCAAAGGCATAGTGGTAGACATAACCCGACTGCAGCAGGCCGGCGCGCAAGGCCACCAGGCGCGATCCCCAGGCCACGCCGTCCGGTCCGAAGCGGTCAATCACGCCGCCGTCGCCACGTCGCCAGAAGACCCGCCCCAGGGCATTGGCACCACGCACGAAGACGAGGTCGTAGAGTTCGTCGAAGTACCACTTCGCCAGAAGGAAGCGGTGAACCGGCGCGAAATCGCGAGCCAACGCCGCCGGCGCCCGCGACCGTGTGGCATAGAACCAGGTGGCCAGGGCGATGCCGATGCCGGCTACGGCGATCGGCAGCAGCTTGATGACGATGCCGACGCTGTGCGCATCATGCAGCGCGTCATTGCCGTCACGGATGAAAATCGCATTGCCCCAGAAATCGTGCCAGTGATCGCCGACGAAGGGCTCCGCTAACAAGGCGCCGGCCACCACCGCTCCCACCGCCAGCACGGCCAGCGGCATGAGCATGACCGGCGGCGCCTCATGGGCGTGGGCATAGACCTCCGGATCGCCGCGGTTGTGTCCATGGAAGGTGAGATAGAGCAGACGCCAGGAGTAGAAGGCAGTCAGCAGGGCGGCGACAATACCGGCCCAGAAGGCGAAGTTGCCGGCCTGGGTGCCGGCCGCCCAGGCCGACTCCAGAATGATGTCCTTGGAGAAGAATCCGGCAAAGAACGGAATGCCGGCCAGCGCCAGGCTACCGATCCACATCAATACCCAGGTGACACGCATCTTGTGGCGCAGACCGCCCATATTGCGCATGTCCTGTTCGTCACCGATGGCATGGATGACGGCCCCGGCGCCGAGGAACAACAGCGCCTTGAAGAAGGCGTGGGTGGTCAAATGGAAGATCGCCGCCGGATAGGCCGAGACGCCGACCGCGAAGAACATGTAGCCGAGCTGACTGCATGTGGAATAGGCAATGACCCGTTTGATATCGGTCTGGGTCAGGGCCACCGTCGCGGCGAAGAAGGCGGTGACGCCGCCGACCACCGCGACCACGGTCAGCGCCACCGGCGCATATTCGAACACCGGCGACAGCCGCACCACCATGAACACGCCGGCGGTCACCATGGTCGCCGCATGAATCAGCGCCGACACCGGGGTCGGGCCCTCCATGGCGTCGGGCAGCCAGGTGTGCAGGCCGATCTGGGCCGACTTGCCCATGGCCCCGACAAACAGCAACAGGCACAGGACGGTCAGCGTGTCCCACTGGGCACCGAGGAAACTGAACGACTGACCGGCAACCTCCGGCGCCCGGGCAAAGACCTCGGCGAAGCTGATGCTGTCAAAGACCAGGAAGATGCCGGCGATGCCAAGGGCAAAGCCGAAATCGCCCACCCGGTTGACCACAAAGGCCTTGATGGCTGCCGCATTGGCGCTCGGCCGGTCGTACCAGAAGCCGATCAGCAGATAGGAACACAGGCCCACGCCTTCCCAGCCGAAATAGAGCTGGACGAAATTGTCAGAGGTGACCAGCGTCAGCATGAAGAACGTGAACAGCGACAAGTAGGCCATGAACCGCGGAATCGACTTGTCATGGCTCATATAGCCAATGGAGTAGACGTGGACCATGGCCGAGACGATGGTCACGACCGCGACCATCACCGCGGTCAGGCTGTCAAAATACAGGGTCCAGCCTGCTTCCAGCGTGCCCGAGTCGATCCATGTGAACAGACTCACCGTCACTGGCTCACTACCGGCGACCGTAAAGAAGCCGATGATCGCCAGCCCCGCCGACAGCAGCATGGCGCCGCTGGTGACCACCTGCGAGGCGCGGTCGCCAATCAGCCGGCCAAACAGGCCGGCGACGATAGCGGCAACCAGAGGCAGGAAGACAATAGCGGAAAACATGCCGCGTCTAGCCCCGCATCTGGTTGATGTCCTCAACCGCGATCGTGCCCCGATTGCGGAAATAGACCATCAGGATAGCAAGGCCGATGGCCGCCTCTGCCGCCGCCACCGTAAGAACGAACATGGCGAAGATCTGCCCCACCAGGTCACCGAGAAACGCCGAAAACGCTATCAGGTTCAGGTTTACCGCCAGCAGCAACAGCTCGATGCTCATCAGGATGATGATGACGTTCTTGCGGTTGAGAAAAATGCCAAAGACACCCAGCGTGAACAGGATGGCGGCAAGCGTCAGATAATGGCCGAGCCCGATTTCGCTCATCCCAGACCGCTCCCGCTGTCCACTTTGCGCACTTCGACCGAGGGCCGATCCAGGGCGATCTGGTCGGCCACCCGCTGACGACGGACGCCCGGGCGGTCCCGCAGGGTGAGAACGATGGCGCCGATCATCGCCACCAACAGGATCAAACCGCTGATCTGAAACAGCAGGGCATAGTCGGTATAGAGCAGATTGCCGAGGCTTTCCGCATTGCTGAGCTGGTCGGTCGCGGCGGCCGGCGCCCGCGCCTGCCCGCCTGCCGTCGGCGCCGTCACCCAGTTGGCAAAGACGAAGGCCAGCTCCGCCACCAGCACCAGACCGATCAGGCCACCGATGGGCAGATAGCGCAGAAACCCTTCCCGCAGTTCAACGAAGTTGATGTCCAGCATCATCACGACAAAGAGAAACAGCACCGCGACCGCGCCGACATAGACAATCACCAGGATCATCGCCAGCAGTTCGGCCCCCAACAGGACGATCAGCGCCGCCGCGGTAAAGAAGGTCAGAATCAGAAACAACACCGAGTGAACGGGATTGCGCGCGCCCACCACCATCATGGCCGACCCGACCGCAACGGCGGCAAAGAAATAGAAGGCGAGTGCAGCAACCGTCACGTCAGTCTCCCGGCCTTAGCGATAGGCTGCATCAGCCGCCAGCCGTGCGGCGATTTCGCTTTCCCAGCGATCCCCGTTGGCCAGCAGCTTGTCTTTGTCATAGAGCAGCTCTTCCCGCGTCTCCGCGGCGAACTCAAAGTTCGGCCCTTCGACAATGGCGTCCACAGGACAGGCTTCTTCACAAAAGCCGCAATAAATGCACTTCACCATGTCGATGTCGTAGCGGGTCGTGCGCCGGCTGCCATCGGCCCGCGGCTCCGCCTCGATGGTGATGGCCTGGGGCGGGCAGATGGCCTCGCACAACTTGCAGGCGATGCACCGTTCCTCGCCGCTGGCGTAGCGGCGCAGCGCATGTTCCCCGCGAAAGCGCGGGCTGAGCGGGCCCTTTTCGTATGGGTAGTTGAGGGTCACCTTGGGCCGGAACATGTGGCGGAAGGTCAGCGCCAGACCGCTGATGATCTCGCCCAGAATCAGGCCGCGAACGGTGCGATTAAGGGCGCTCATGCCGGCAACCAGTCAAAGGTCACAAGGACGCCCGCGGTCAGCACCACCCAGGCCAGCGAAAACGGCAGAAAGACCTTCCAGCCAAGGCGCATAAGCTGATCATAGCGATAGCGCGGCACCGTCGCCCTGACCCACAGGAAGACGAACAACAGGAAGGCGATCTTCAGACCCAGCCAGACCACGCCCGGAATCCAGGTAAAGGGTGCCACGTCGAAAGGCGGCAGCCAACCGCCAAGGAACAGCACGGCGGTCATGGCACTCATCAGGATCATGTTGGCGTATTCGCCAAGGAAGAAGAGCGCAAACGGCATGGACGAATACTCGACCATGTAGCCGGCCACCAGTTCGGCTTCCGCCTCGGGCAGGTCAAAGGGCGTACGGTTGGTTTCGGCCAGAGCCGAGACAAAGAACACGATGAACATGGGCAGCATGGGAATGGCAA includes:
- a CDS encoding biotin--[acetyl-CoA-carboxylase] ligase produces the protein MTLPPLSREDLPGGPAGVTAWLAAETASTMDDVRELGRSGAPDFTCVRAIVQTGGRGRLGRAWQSPPGNLYLSVLLRRLGGPGQPVHQLGFVAAVALADAVSALPGLSGAVRLKWPNDLLLDGAKVAGLLLETGGGGTEAPWCVLGLGLNVANHPEGLPYSASSLAAAGYGGDPAACAAAFLTRFSMARDAWRAEGFSPVRAAWLAYAQHHGQVVRVQTAAGMIAGRFDDLDDSGALVLDTDAGRRVITAGEVTAAGTSPGSRRDMAGEAA
- the nuoN gene encoding NADH-quinone oxidoreductase subunit NuoN yields the protein MSLSRIVQFDLLAIAPELILAVLGLAFVIIGLTRRGGSFRFMCWMVVGAFVLAGIAVLGLSGEGYHFRGLFRTDDFARFAKILILLGAGTVVLMGMDYAEDHGMARFELPILLLFSVLGMMIMVSANDLMTVYMGAELQALPLYVAAAIRRDTVRSTEAGLKYFVLGALSSGIMLYGMSLVYGFAGSTVFQSIGLGIIRVGELPIGALVGIVFVTAGLAFKVSAVPFHMWTPDVYEGAPTPLTAFFAVAPKMAAMALFLRVMIEPFGPAAVDWQQIIIAISALSMVLAAFAALAQSNIKRLMAYSSIGHMGYALIGLAAGTEQGVQGVLVYLSIYLVMNLGVFACILSMRQGGRMVESLSDLSGLSRTHPLMAAGLAVLMFAMAGIPPLAGFFSKLYVFLAAVDAGLYTLAVIGVLSSVVAAFYYLRIVKLMYFDEPVEALDRPVPSVLSGIIMVSALATAAFVFYPAPVVAAAGRAAATLIAGAM
- a CDS encoding NADH-quinone oxidoreductase subunit M yields the protein MVEWPLLSLVIFLPLVGAGFILLVRGEPEDVARNARWAALWASLATFLLSLLLWLGFDPGTSDFQFVEDHAWIAPLDIGYRVGVDGISLLFVLLSTLLTPLCILASWRSIRDRVKEYMIAFLVLETMMVGMFSALDIIVFYVFFEGVLIPMFIIIGVWGGPRRVYAAFKFFLYTLAGSVLMLLALLALWVAAGSGDIRVLLDHGLPVAWQYWLWVAFFASFAVKIPMWPVHTWLPDAHVEAPTAGSVILAGVLLKMGGYGFLRFSLPMMPVASDMFAPMVFGLSVIAIIYTSLVALVQTDMKKLIAYSSVAHMGFVTIGIFTATIQGVEGAIIQMLSHGVVSAALFLIVGVVYDRMHSRDIARYGGLVHRMPAYAVVFLVFTLAAVGLPGTSGFVGEFLVIVAAFQVNTWVALLATTGIILGAAYMLWLYRRVVFGLITRDDLKDIMDLDRREMAVFAPLIVVVFWMGLWPEPFFDTIRVSVDHLVANYQLALDGAASAALSSHGVAP
- the nuoL gene encoding NADH-quinone oxidoreductase subunit L, with the protein product MFSAIVFLPLVAAIVAGLFGRLIGDRASQVVTSGAMLLSAGLAIIGFFTVAGSEPVTVSLFTWIDSGTLEAGWTLYFDSLTAVMVAVVTIVSAMVHVYSIGYMSHDKSIPRFMAYLSLFTFFMLTLVTSDNFVQLYFGWEGVGLCSYLLIGFWYDRPSANAAAIKAFVVNRVGDFGFALGIAGIFLVFDSISFAEVFARAPEVAGQSFSFLGAQWDTLTVLCLLLFVGAMGKSAQIGLHTWLPDAMEGPTPVSALIHAATMVTAGVFMVVRLSPVFEYAPVALTVVAVVGGVTAFFAATVALTQTDIKRVIAYSTCSQLGYMFFAVGVSAYPAAIFHLTTHAFFKALLFLGAGAVIHAIGDEQDMRNMGGLRHKMRVTWVLMWIGSLALAGIPFFAGFFSKDIILESAWAAGTQAGNFAFWAGIVAALLTAFYSWRLLYLTFHGHNRGDPEVYAHAHEAPPVMLMPLAVLAVGAVVAGALLAEPFVGDHWHDFWGNAIFIRDGNDALHDAHSVGIVIKLLPIAVAGIGIALATWFYATRSRAPAALARDFAPVHRFLLAKWYFDELYDLVFVRGANALGRVFWRRGDGGVIDRFGPDGVAWGSRLVALRAGLLQSGYVYHYAFAMLVGLVVLISWFLWLR
- the nuoK gene encoding NADH-quinone oxidoreductase subunit NuoK, which gives rise to MSEIGLGHYLTLAAILFTLGVFGIFLNRKNVIIILMSIELLLLAVNLNLIAFSAFLGDLVGQIFAMFVLTVAAAEAAIGLAILMVYFRNRGTIAVEDINQMRG
- a CDS encoding NADH-quinone oxidoreductase subunit J, which codes for MTVAALAFYFFAAVAVGSAMMVVGARNPVHSVLFLILTFFTAAALIVLLGAELLAMILVIVYVGAVAVLFLFVVMMLDINFVELREGFLRYLPIGGLIGLVLVAELAFVFANWVTAPTAGGQARAPAAATDQLSNAESLGNLLYTDYALLFQISGLILLVAMIGAIVLTLRDRPGVRRQRVADQIALDRPSVEVRKVDSGSGLG
- the nuoI gene encoding NADH-quinone oxidoreductase subunit NuoI, whose protein sequence is MSALNRTVRGLILGEIISGLALTFRHMFRPKVTLNYPYEKGPLSPRFRGEHALRRYASGEERCIACKLCEAICPPQAITIEAEPRADGSRRTTRYDIDMVKCIYCGFCEEACPVDAIVEGPNFEFAAETREELLYDKDKLLANGDRWESEIAARLAADAAYR